A region of Magnetococcales bacterium DNA encodes the following proteins:
- a CDS encoding AlpA family phage regulatory protein has translation MNTRIIRRPEVQNRTGLSRSSIYLKISRGEFPAPIRLAWVSDG, from the coding sequence ATGAATACTCGAATCATTCGGCGTCCCGAAGTCCAAAACCGCACCGGCCTTTCCCGATCCAGTATCTACTTGAAAATTTCCCGAGGTGAATTTCCTGCCCCCATTCGTCTGGCCTGGGTTTCTGACGGGTAG